The Coffea arabica cultivar ET-39 chromosome 1e, Coffea Arabica ET-39 HiFi, whole genome shotgun sequence genome has a window encoding:
- the LOC113697939 gene encoding putative disease resistance protein RGA4, translating into MADAAISATVKVVLGTVISIAADRVGMVLGVKAELERLGKTTATIQGFLADADEKMHSQGVRGWLKELEDEVFKADTVLDELNYDNLRREVKYRNQPMKKKVCFFFSFFNAIGFSSSLASKIRDINTNLERINQRANELGLVIKYQIEAALPADAVGARQTDSIVIPNVVGRSGDESKIVDMLSSPSEKVLSVIPITGSGGLGKTTLAKSVYNNPKIDGHFGQKIWVCVAKEHIKIMELFKLILVQLTQDEVKVDDREVIVKKIGEKLKGQRYFLVLDDVWDHDQGLWDDYFNTLMGLNETKGSWCLLTTRLKPVADVVSTHLKMNSGPYFLGKLSDEECWSIIKGKVMSAGEEVPEELEAIQEKILGRCDGLPLAASLIGGLLLNNRREKWHSIVQESLLNECPSEIEQILKVSFDHLSPASVKKCFAYCSIFPQDSELKQDLLIELWMAEGFVQPDRQNQRLMEEIGGDYLRILLHNSLLEKVEGWQGTYYKMHDLVHDFAKSILNPESSNQDRYLALNSSEGLAENTTRTIPASIRTLFLHLEGGVSTDMLLRFKCLHVLRLSGDDVKFLPSSIGKLLHLRLLDISCSLITSLPETLSKLYNMQTLTMRDHAFGGGFPKQMSDLISLRHLNYYHGYAEFEMPVQMGRLTCLQTLEFFNVSQERGRGIEELGTLKYLKGSLEIRNLGLVKGKEAARQAKLFEKPDLSRLAFEWNRRDLKSDNHDEDVLEGLQPHPNLEKLRIYCFMGNKFPQWFMNLSKLETLQIEDCKRCSELPSLGQLPSLKSLYLRSLDNIRFIGDEFYGITANEEEEEEGRSRASGSSTRRRKFFAALEELKVEDMENLVEWKDADQVRSTVGEAEADVFPMLRKLSIQYCPQLTTLPCSCKSLHVESCDNLTSIKMGYGAASVEEWWIDSCDNLRELPDLDLFGSSLQRLTIASCPRLISLGVNGQKCPLPCLEKLRINNCEGLTTISDKMFESCPSLRSLWVMRCPNLFSFSLNLQEMSSLEEFILVECPKLIPHRFNGFAFATSLRELRIGPFSSDDSSIDDFDWSASTLRELELRGLPHSDSLPHQLQYLTTLTSLRLENFGGIEVLPDWIGNLVSLETLSLWSCQKLQSLPPEAAMRRLTKLTRVDVFDCPLLRQ; encoded by the coding sequence ATGGCTGACGCTGCTATCAGTGCTACTGTTAAGGTCGTCTTGGGGACAGTCATTTCCATTGCCGCGGACCGTGTTGGTATGGTTCTCGGGGTCAAAGCGGAGTTGGAGAGACTAGGCAAAACTACTGCAACGATCCAAGGTTTCCTGGCTGATGCTGACGAGAAAATGCATAGCCAAGGGGTGCGAGGTTGGCTCAAGGAGCTAGAGGATGAGGTTTTTAAAGCTGATACCGTGCTAGACGAGCTCAACTACGACAATCTTCGTCGGGAGGTGAAGTACCGAAATCAACCAATGAAGAAGAAGGTatgcttcttcttctccttctttaaTGCAATTGGCTTTAGTTCCAGCTTAGCTTCAAAGATCCGGGACATCAACACCAACCTAGAAAGGATCAACCAGCGAGCCAATGAGTTGGGATTGGTCattaagtaccaaattgaaGCTGCACTCCCTGCTGATGCCGTTGGTGCCAGACAGACCGACTCTATTGTCATTCCGAACGTTGTAGGAAGATCCGGCGACGAGTCAAAGATTGTGGACATGTTATCGAGCCCATCTGAAAAGGTTCTTTCTGTTATTCCCATAACAGGCTCGGGAGGTTTGGGAAAGACAACTCTGGCGAAATCAGTCTACAATAATCCAAAAATAGATGGGCACTTTGGCCAAAAAATTTGGGTTTGTGTGGCTAAAGAACACATTAAGATAATGGAGCTGTTCAAGCTCATTTTAGTACAATTGACACAAGACGAAGTTAAAGTGGATGACAGAGAGGTTATCGTTaaaaaaattggagaaaagCTCAAGGGACAAAGATATTTccttgttcttgatgatgtGTGGGATCATGATCAAGGATTGTGGGATGACTATTTCAACACTTTGATGGGACTCAACGAAACCAAAGGAAGCTGGTGTCTTCTCACTACTCGGTTGAAACCAGTGGCTGATGTTGTATCTACACATTTGAAGATGAATAGCGGTCCTTATTTCTTAGGAAAGCTATCAGATGAGGAGTGCTGGTCCATCATAAAAGGAAAGGTGATGAGTGCAGGGGAAGAAGTACCAGAAGAATTGGAAGCAATACAGGAGAAAATTTTAGGGAGATGCGATGGCCTACCCTTGGCGGCAAGTTTGATTGGTGGCTTGTTGCTTAACAACAGAAGAGAGAAGTGGCACTCCATTGTGCAGGAGAGTCTTTTGAATGAATGTCCAAGCGAGATTGAGCAAATACTTAAGGTGAGTTTTGATCATTTGTCACCTGCATCAGTTAAAAAATGTTTTGCATATTGTTCAATTTTCCCCCAGGATTCAGAATTGAAACAAGATCTATTAATTGAGCTTTGGATGGCGGAAGGTTTTGTTCAACCAGATCGCCAAAACCAAAGATTGATGGAGGAAATAGGGGGTGATTATTTGAGGATTTTGTTACATAATTCCTTATTGGAAAAAGTAGAGGGGTGGCAGGGAACATACTATAAAATGCACGATCTCGTGCATGATTTTGCAAAATCAATTCTCAATCCAGAAAGCAGCAATCAGGATCGCTACCTTGCATTGAACTCTTCTGAAGGTTTGGCAGAAAATACCACAAGGACAATACCAGCATCAATTCGCACATTATTTCTCCATCTAGAGGGTGGCGTATCTACTGACATGCTTTTAAGATTCAAGTGCTTGCATGTTCTCAGATTGTCCGGCGATGATGTCAAGTTTCTACCGAGCTCCATTGGCAAACTACTACATTTGCGGTTGCTCGACATTTCATGTTCTCTAATCACAAGTTTGCCGGAAACTCTTTCCAAGCTATATAATATGCAGACACTAACGATGAGAGATCATGCATTTGGAGgaggttttccaaaacagatgAGTGATTTGATCAGCTTGCGGCATCTAAACTACTACCATGGTTATGCGGAATTTGAAATGCCGGTGCAGATGGGACGATTGACTTGTCTTCAAACTCTGGAGTTTTTTAATGTAAGTCAAGAGAGGGGTCGTGGTATCGAAGAGCTTGGGACCTTGAAATATCTGAAAGGATCGTTGGAGATAAGAAATCTTGGACTAGTGAAGGGCAAAGAAGCAGCTAGACAAGCAAAATTGTTCGAAAAGCCAGATCTGTCTCGCTTGGCATTTGAATGGAATAGGAGGGATCTGAAAAGTGATAACCATGATGAGGATGTGTTGGAAGGTCTCCAACCTCACCCAAATTTGGAAAAGCTGAGGATTTATTGTTTTATGGGTAATAAATTTCCGCAATGGTTTATGAATTTGTCAAAATTGGAGACATTACAGATAGAAGACTGCAAGAGATGCAGTGAACTCCCCTCATTAGGGCAACTGCCATCCCTCAAAAGTCTCTATTTGAGAAGCTTGGACAACATTCGATTTATTGGAGATGAATTCTACGGTATTACTGCtaatgaggaggaggaggaggagggcaGATCACGAGCATCAGGGAGCAGCACTAGAAGACGAAAATTCTTTGCTGCCCTTGAAGAACTCAAAGTAGAAGATATGGAGAATTTGGTAGAGTGGAAGGATGCAGACCAAGTGAGGTCAACAGTAGGTGAAGCAGAAGCAGATGTCTTTCCCATGCTGAGGAAATTGAGCATTCAATATTGCCCACAACTGACCACTCTTCCATGCTCGTGTAAAAGTCTACACGTGGAGAGTTGCGATAATCTAACAAGTATAAAAATGGGTTACGGCGCTGCTTCTGTTGAGGAGTGGTGGATCGACTCTTGCGACAATCTTAGGGAGCTGCCAGATCTGGATCTGTTTGGATCGAGTTTGCAGCGATTGACCATCGCAAGTTGCCCAAGATTAATTAGTCTAGGAGTAAATGGACAGAAATGCCCCCTACCATGCCTTGAGAAATTGAGAATTAATAATTGCGAAGGGTTGACCACTATATCCGACAAAATGTTCGAGTCATGCCCGTCTCTGCGGTCCCTGTGGGTGATGAGGTGCCCCAATTTGTTCTCGTTTTCGCTTAATTTGCAGGAGATGTCTTCTCTCGAGGAATTCATCTTAGTCGAATGTCCCAAATTGATCCCTCATAGGTTCAATGGATTTGCTTTTGCCACCAGCTTAAGAGAATTGAGGATTGGTCCCTTCTCCTCAGATGACTCCTCAATCGATGATTTTGATTGGTCCGCATCAACACTTCGTGAGCTTGAATTACGAGGGTTGCCTCACTCGGATTCCCTGCCACACCAGCTTCAATACTTGACTACCCTCACTTCACTAAGGCTGGAGAACTTTGGAGGAATAGAGGTGCTACCTGATTGGATTGGAAACCTTGTGTCCCTTGAAACCCTATCGCTATGGTCTTGCCAAAAGCTTCAGTCTTTACCACCCGAGGCCGCCATGAGACGACTCACAAAGTTAACTCGTGTCGACGTCTTTGATTGTCCTCTATTAAGACAATGA